In one Suricata suricatta isolate VVHF042 chromosome 9, meerkat_22Aug2017_6uvM2_HiC, whole genome shotgun sequence genomic region, the following are encoded:
- the GREM1 gene encoding gremlin-1, whose amino-acid sequence MSRTAYTVGALLLLLGTLLPTTEGKKKGSQGAIPPPDKAKHNDSEQTQSPQQPGSRNRGRGQGRGTAMPGEEVLESSQEALHVTERKYLKRDWCKTQPLKQTIHEEGCNSRTIINRFCYGQCNSFYIPRHIRKEEGSFQSCSFCKPKKFTTMMVTLNCPELQPPTKKKRVTRVKQCRCISIDLD is encoded by the coding sequence ATGAGCCGCACCGCCTACACTGTGGGAGCCCTGCTTCTCCTCTTGGGGACCCTGCTGCCCACCActgaagggaaaaagaaggggTCCCAGGGTGCCATCCCCCCGCCAGACAAGGCCAAGCACAATGACTCAGAGCAGACTCAGTCTCCCCAGCAGCCCGGCTCCAGGAACCGGGGACGTGGCCAAGGGCGCGGCACCGCCATGCCGGGTGAGGAGGTGCTGGAGTCCAGCCAGGAGGCCCTGCATGTGACCGAGCGTAAATACCTGAAGCGGGACTGGTGCAAAACCCAGCCGCTGAAGCAGACCATCCACGAGGAGGGCTGCAACAGCCGCACCATCATCAACCGCTTCTGCTACGGCCAGTGCAACTCCTTCTACATCCCCAGGCACATCCGGAAGGAGGAGGGCTCCTTCCAGTCCTGCTCCTTCTGCAAGCCCAAGAAATTCACCACCATGATGGTCACCCTCAACTGCCCTGAACTGCAGCCACCCACCAAGAAGAAGAGGGTCACGCGGGTCAAGCAGTGCCGATGCATATCCATCGATCTGGATTAA